From Toxorhynchites rutilus septentrionalis strain SRP chromosome 2, ASM2978413v1, whole genome shotgun sequence, a single genomic window includes:
- the LOC129771092 gene encoding uncharacterized protein LOC129771092 encodes MCMSTTGQHLPPFFIFIRMRMHEAFKKGASRGSKFACNASGYMTVEIFDEWFNHFLEHVKPSEDSPALLIIDGHSSHTKNLAFTEKARANFVKVLVLPPHTSNKLQPLDVSFMAPFKAYYSQEVERFLQQNPGKVVCQYDVAELMKPAFIKAATTETAENGFEKTGIWPFDRNIFSDDDFAPATVTDQTDPEILREEETFRLHLDGAPSQSTVNRISCEDKEVQVLPEDIMADFAEPDSISTANNPVFEISPSIFRYRKWSPRESRRENAKQKRQLT; translated from the coding sequence ATGTGCATGTCCACAACCGGACAGCACCTTCCGCCGTTCTTCATTTTTATTCGCATGCGGATGCACGAAGCTTTTAAGAAAGGGGCATCACGTGGAAGCAAATTTGCCTGTAATGCATCGGGTTACATGACGGTCGAAATATTCGATGAGTGGTTCAATCACTTTTTGGAGCATGTAAAACCTTCTGAAGACAGTCCTGCCTTGCTCATAATTGATGGCCACTCGTCGCACACGAAGAACCTAGCTTTTACCGAGAAAGCTAGAGCTAACTTTGTTAAGGTTCTAGTTTTACCACCTCACACTAGCAACAAACTTCAACCGCTGGATGTATCCTTTATGGCACCTTTCAAGGCGTACTACTCACAGGAAGTAGAGCGTTTCCTACAACAGAATCCAGGTAAAGTCGTCTGCCAATATGACGTTGCCGAGCTCATGAAACCTGCATTCATCAAGGCGGCTACTACGGAAACTGCTGAGAACGggttcgaaaaaacaggaaTTTGGCCATTTGATCGCAATATTTTTTCCGATGATGACTTTGCCCCGGCCACGGTGACTGATCAAACCGATCCTGAGATTCTTCGTGAAGAAGAGACGTTTCGATTGCATCTTGATGGTGCGCCTAGTCAATCGACCGTAAATCGCATTTCCTGTGAGGATAAAGAAGTTCAAGTGCTTCCCGAAGACATCATGGCTGATTTCGCAGAACCGGACAGCATCTCAACGGCCAATAACCCGGTGTTTGAAATATCTCCGTCGATCTTCCGTTACCGAAAATGGTCACCCCGAGAGTCACGAAGAGAAAACGCCAAGCAGAAAAGGCAGCTGACATAA